One stretch of Acropora muricata isolate sample 2 chromosome 12, ASM3666990v1, whole genome shotgun sequence DNA includes these proteins:
- the LOC136891902 gene encoding fibrillin-2-like — protein sequence MWRMRQSCALVAFCCLSLISLSGGTFYSSSQCKSSYELGSLVNRTVASYEVPPSEDHRPLFVSDSLQVALNSSNREETAVRLNVSSFCMFYLDFTLREVAIFLLNKTDLDQITFGEVLRGVFVPELQPVFEILFDRIIIQSNLIGNETLQHVALSYNLTVGNGSIAEILLKPFNFPDTRSFSQDLGLPLYSFDLLNQSTTELATILAVENPDELKDYELVHFVKVSLLGAEYFRELQMTAKEVRGSLHVSWVELAAAYENVTSVLEVISAQVPKYFRHLTDYILGMVEHDLQLLNVTLQEIVELTNKTVEQLQGYKVFPDLVTLIFDVRINIAEIDKGTRQEIGSAITEILQAYNVTLLQLRRTFNLTIVQIGTLSPFEIENLSARLTLIRYAANLNLTIAEVAEKVNMTEEELSNNLTVTQFHAVIRKLIVVRTFEVMSQMLGVHQSFLTSSFDITAPVFSLTMCNLDGYLKTTRRTVLNLRVVVRKSLAFVVQSHGFSITFVRKLTIEKFIIRVMRLPSIREFFALNVLKYNYSSNYLRILLKYDFTFLEHLFKIHGDIPSYPYSIFRYSIVWIINRIIFLETTDVNECWYRTDRCHSRAQCINLPGTYECRCPPRGFIGKYCEDINECKDGSAVCPSGSNCLNTPGSYRCICRPGFLYNSTSKTCYDINECENIYSNDCNGGNECVNTVGSYVCRCPKGFHYNNFFRLCFDINECLENPSRCSDIDSNAYCQDKRGSFECKCRPSSFLEPVYNNSVSPRVFIGCRDINECARGNACPKYSQCINTFGGYRCPCLPGFKLVRGKCRVDKFVSLITRWTLIFKKRTYKTVSIPSGFPYFGSLHKKAHVCHNGLVSIGKRYCRSNPKRLGSLRKNVIAAFWANTDITIHSDIKYQVVEGSTEELRQQLDNISALIRNCSGESSFQATWMLIVTWEKVSPYARYFFGNPYTDEQSTYQLVLATNGTSSFAVYLYEDGGMGWTRRLGRRCAVGYATEKGDYSYQEEDSFKENIFSIDSKQFLVNGVTKTGFFCKSLNAPNTPLELTNEQRCMNWYNNEPDPDSWLDELSDCPATRRHIRRDNRYRWTRSRTWDTVCYELRFPTRRFGASQQCCYSTRGRKRNAFVSDARDGGRAYRYHYKFNKDLRKLHDEEPFAFCCSAGSDLCSLFYEKRPLSTAVTVPERPRPCNCHFFGCLFGCNRRPRRRRPFRRFFRAWFFGDPHISTLDGLQYTFNGLGDYVLIRTLDGFLHLHGRTERPQTSDSKLSNATVFSGFALKTNTSDTAQIEFDDSKTGNMSITVILQNGSCSHHSIEYFNEAQDFKDMSIEKSSVNNNTVVVSFPSGFSIEVTPGIRLLQITVNANGDMMNNTKGLLGKFNGDKSDDLQYPNGTTIPANATEKEIFHLGQQWRVPHDERLFVSSNCTLQSVFFDTNFIPSFLNLSSLSLEIRKLCGGNRECLFDVAATGNKELGKESAGFEEENQNLVNELANTPPEIQGPAEVNVTLNQTVHFHVTASDPDNDTVTLEIDVLPPGANFSSASGHFDWTPMNVTNVTLEFVATDSKNSSSVLTVIINMCKCENNGGCDFSQFIGDSSGPLRIVGCNCSDQFEGTFCETEVLDACADDPCFDNVTCSTQTIPYGFQCGPCPVGLTGDGQDCFENDECANASVSRCNQTCVNTFGSFRCECRHGYISRDQGRICEDVNECQEAGNLMNNCSENAMCMNFPGSYNCSCNPGYEGDPYSNCTDKNECTNGDALCSQICVNTPGSFHCSCREGFQLAANQLTCEDVNECSTGHNCERICENLIGSYQCKCPAGFELNADNATCKVATASQCDNTNGRCSQICVNQTGLVTCYCNQGYNLTVDGKNCSDIDECMMGTHDCSQICSNNEGSFTCGCPAGYLLAADRKTCIDENECMNSTLNDCNQICTNKMGSYECSCANGFTLQSDNTSCADVNECNRSPANSPCNDGSCVNVPGSFQCRCPVSSIYSEGQCKGALVYSLRMTLQLWNGRLVLWKSTFLDKTSPDFGFLARGIETECDRFFRRGRFRGQFLRCLVKSFRQGSVIADVDLNFAGSATDVTPDILRNDLSSLRQMGNLTYDPQALQLSDFNECADDSTHNCHAHAHCINNDGSFTCKCKDGYLGDGKMTCDPAPVTAPSEDDNSKKTVIIICAVVFSCLFLALFGILFCKLRGRRDKEEFEHTKGATRVTSSSANSDEHFYPKNKPGKTGSYNVSPVPQHSRRAPSVASGEYDYPDPSFRGKRTTYYDNPAVIESPL from the exons ATGTGGAGAATGCGACAATCTTGTGCATTGGTCGCTTTTTGTTGCCTTTCGCTCATCAGCTTGTCAGGCGGTACATTTTATTCTAGCTCGCAATGTAAGAGTTCGTACGAGCTGGGATCACTCGTCAATCGGACTGTAGCTTCTTATGAAGTACCGCCTTCCGAGGATCACAGACCTCTTTTTGTTTCCGACTCCCTTCAAGTAGCACTGAACAGCAGTAACAGAGAAGAGACTGCAGTTCGCTTGAATGTCTCCTCATTTTGCATGTTTTACTTGGATTTCACTCTCCGGGAGGTGGCAATATTCTTGCTCAATAAAACAGATCTCGATCAAATAACGTTTGGTGAAGTTTTACGTGGTGTGTTTGTTCCAGAGTTACAACCTgtgtttgaaattttgtttgacCGTATCATAATCCAAAGCAATCTAATAGGGAACGAAACGTTACAGCACGTGGCCTTGTCTTATAATCTTACTGTCGGGAATGGATCGATTGCGGAAATTCTGTTAAAGCCTTTCAATTTTCCAGACACGAGATCCTTTTCTCAAGACTTGGGACTCCCTCTGTATTCATTTGATCTTCTCAACCAAAGCACTACCGAACTGGCGACCATCCTTGCGGTAGAAAACCCAGATGAGCTAAAGGATTACGAGCTGGTCCACTTTGTTAAAGTTTCATTGCTTGGAGCGGAATATTTCAGAGAACTGCAGATGACGGCTAAGGAAGTACGGGGTTCACTTCATGTAAGCTGGGTGGAACTGGCTGCAGCCTACGAGAACGTGACATCAGTCTTGGAAGTGATATCAGCGCAAGTTCCCAAGTATTTTCGTCATCTTACTGATTACATTCTAGgaatggttgaacatgaccttCAACTTTTAAACGTCACTTTACAAGAGATAGTAGAACTCACCAACAAAACAGTTGAGCAACTGCAAGGATACAAAGTTTTTCCAGATCTAGTGACTTTAATCTTTGATGTGAGAATAAACATCGCAGAAATCGACAAAGGTACAAGGCAAGAAATTGGCAGTGCCATTACAGAGATCCTGCAAGCCTACAATGTCACTTTATTACAATTACGTAGAACATTTAACTTGACAATTGTTCAGATTGGTACTCTGAGCCCGTTTGAGATCGAAAATTTGAGCGCTAGGTTGACGTTGATACGTTATGCAGCAAATCTCAATCTAACCATAGCTGAGGTTGCCGAAAAAGTGAACATGACTGAAGAAGAACTTTCCAACAACTTGACAGTCACACAGTTCCACGCTGTCATCCGCAAGTTGATCGTTGTTCGTACTTTTGAAGTCATGAGTCAGATGTTGGGTGTACACCAGAGTTTTCTGACCAGCTCATTCGACATAACTGCACCAGTGTTTAGTCTAACCATGTGTAACCTGGACGGATACCTCAAAACTACCAGACGCACTGTCCTGAATTTGCGAGTAGTCGTTAGGAAATCTCTGGCGTTTGTTGTACAGAGTCATGGCTTCTCCATAACCTTTGTCCGCAAATTAACAATCGAGAAATTCATAATCCGTGTTATGCGTTTGCCGAGTATTCGTGAGTTTTTCGCTCTAAATGTGTTGAAATACAATTATTCGTCCAATTATCTGAGGATCCTCTTGAAGTACGACTTCACGTTTTTAGAGCATTTGTTCAAAATTCATGGAGACATCCCCAGTTATCCTTACAGCATTTTCCGTTATTCCATCGTGTGGATTATTAACAGGATCATTTTCTTGGAAACTACAG ATGTAAATGAGTGCTGGTATCGGACTGACAGATGCCACTCACGTGCACAATGTATCAACTTACCGGGAACTTACGAGTGCCGATGTCCTCCACGAGGGTTTATTGGGAAATATTGTGAAG acaTAAACGAGTGTAAGGATGGGAGTGCAGTGTGTCCGTCGGGTTCAAATTGTCTCAATACTCCAGGCTCATATCGATGTATTTGCCGCCCAGGATTCCTTTACAATTCTACAAGCAAGACTTGCTATG ATATCAATGAATGTGAAAACATATATAGTAATGATTGCAACGGTGGGAACGAGTGCGTAAACACAGTGGGCTCATATGTATGCAGGTGTCCCAAGGGATTTCACTACAATAACTTTTTCCGGCTTTGCTTTG ataTAAATGAATGCCTTGAGAATCCAAGTAGGTGTTCAGATATCGATTCCAACGCCTACTGTCAGGACAAAAGGGGAAGCTTCGAATGCAAATGCCGTCCCAGCAGTTTCTTAGAGCCCGTCTACAACAACAGCGTTTCTCCAAGAGTTTTTATCGGCTGCAGGG ATATTAATGAATGCGCGCGTGGAAACGCTTGTCCGAAATATTCCCAGTGCATCAACACTTTTGGTGGATACAGATGCCCTTGTCTCCCAGGTTTCAAGTTAGTTCGTGGAAAATGCCGAG TTGACAAATTTGTGTCTTTGATCACACGTTGGACCCTGATATTCAAGAAGCGGACATATAAAACGGTGTCCATACCAAGTGGTTTTCCTTATTTTGGCAGTCTTCACAAGAAAGCTCAT GTCTGTCATAATGGATTGGTTTCTATTGGTAAGAGGTATTGTCGATCAAACCCCAAAAGACTGGGATCCCTGCGCAAAAACGTCATCGCTGCATTCTGGGCCAACACTGATATCACTATACACAGCGACATTAAATATCAAGTTGTTGAGGGTAGCACGGAGGAATTGAGACAG CAACTGGACAATATCTCCGCCTTGATCAGAAACTGCTCAGGGGAAAGTAGTTTCCAAGCAACGTGGATGCTGATTGTCACGTGGGAAAAAGTCTCCCCGTACGCACGATATTTTTTCGGCAATCCATACACTGACGAG caAAGCACATATCAGCTTGTCCTCGCCACAAACGGGACGTCTTCTTTTGCAGTTTACCTCTATGAAGACGGAGGAATGGGCTGGACTCGACGACTGGGACGAAGATGTGCTGTAGGGTATGCTACTGAGAAAGGAGACTACAGCTATCAAGAAGAGGATTCTTTTAAAGAGAACATTTTCAGCATCGACTCCAAACAGTTTCTTGTAAATGGCGTTACTAAAACCGGTTTCTTTTGCAAATCTCTCAACGCACCTAACACACCTCTTGAGTTGACCAATGAACAGAGATGTATGAATTGGTACAATAACGAACCTGACCCCGACTCCTGGCTGGACGAACTGAGTGACTGCCCCGCCACAAGGAGGCATATACGACGTGACAATCGATACAGGTGGACACGATCACGCACCTGGGATACTGTCTGCTATGAACTGAGGTTTCCTACTCGCCGTTTCGGTGCAAGTCAACAGTGCTGTTATTCAACCAGAGGAAGAAAGAGAAATGCTTTCGTCTCTGATGCTCGTGATGGTGGAAGAGCTTACAG ATATCACTACAAATTTAACAAAGACCTCAGAAAATTGCACGACGAGGAACCCTTCGCCTTTTGCTGCAGTGCAGGATCAGACCTGTGTTCACTGTTTTACGAAAAGCGACCACTGTCCACCGCAGTCACTGTTCCAGAAAGACCTCGACCTTGCAATTGTCACTTTTTCGGTTGCCTTTTCGGGTGTAACCGCCGACCACGACGTCGTCGACCATTCAGGCGATTTTTCAGAG CTTGGTTCTTTGGAGACCCACATATCTCTACACTGGATGGTCTGCAGTACACATTCAACGGGCTGGGAGATTACGTTTTGATTCGCACACTCGACGGCTTCCTGCACTTGCACGGAAGAACCGAACGACCTCAAACAAGTGACAGCAAACTGTCCAATGCCACTGTCTTCTCGGGTTTTGCACTGAAAACAAACACCAGTGACACAGCACAGATTGAGTTTGACGATTCCAAGACTGGAAACATGAGCATAACTGTCATACTGCAGAATGGATCATGTTCTCATCATTCTATCGAATACTTTAATGAGGCGCAAGATTTTAAAGACATGTCGATAGAAAAAAGCTCTGTTAATAACAACACAGTTGTTGTATCTTTCCCATCAGGCTTTTCTATTGAGGTGACCCCTGGAATACGACTTTTGCAAATAACTGTGAACGCCAATGGTGATATGATGAATAACACTAAAGGACTTCTAGGAAAATTCAATGGTGATAAATCAGATGATCTGCAATATCCAAATGGAACAACCATCCCTGCTAATGCTACTGAAAAAGAGATCTTCCATTTAGGACAACAAT GGAGGGTTCCACACGACGAGAGACTGTTCGTATCGTCCAACTGCACGCTTCAGAGTGTTTTCTTTGACACAAACTTCATTCCTTCTTTCTTGAACTTATCATCGTTGAGCTTGGAAATCAGAAAACTGTGTGGAGGCAACAGGGAGTGCCTCTTTGATGTCGCAGCCACTGGAAACAAGGAACTTGGAAAGGAAAGTGCAGGATTCGAAGAGGAAAACCAAAATCTAGTCAATGAGTTAG caaatacaCCTCCTGAAATCCAAGGACCAGCTGAAGTAAACGTAACACTGAATCAAACCGTTCACTTTCACGTAACCGCCTCTGATCCTGACAACGACACAGTGACATTGGAGATTGATGTCCTCCCCCCTGGGGCAAATTTTTCCAGCGCATCAGGCCACTTTGATTGGACGCCCATGAATGTGACAAACGTCACTTTAGAGTTTGTAGCCACAGATTCTAAGAATTCTTCATCTGTCCTCACAGTGATAATAAACATGTGCAAGTGTGAAAATAACGGAGGATGTGACTTCTCGCAGTTTATTGGAGATAGTTCAGGGCCGCTTCGTATCGTCGGCTGTAACTGCAGTGACCAGTTTGAAGGGACATTCTGCGAAACTGAAGTACTTGATGCATGCGCTGATGATCCCTGCTTCGATAATGTTACCTGCTCCACACAAACCATCCCCTATGGATTCCAGTGCGGGCCGTGTCCCGTGGGTCTTACGGGTGATGGACAGGATTGTTTTG AAAACGATGAATGTGCAAACGCAAGCGTGAGTCGCTGTAATCAGACATGCGTGAACACTTTTGGAAGCTTCAGGTGTGAATGCCGTCACGGATATATCTCGAGAGATCAAGGAAGAATATGTGAAG ATGTCAATGAGTGTCAGGAAGCTGGCAACCTGATGAACAACTGTTCAGAAAATGCTATGTGCATGAATTTTCCAGGCTCATACAACTGCTCGTGTAATCCTGGGTACGAAGGTGACCCATATTCCAATTGCACTG ATAAAAATGAATGCACGAACGGAGATGCCTTGTGTTCTCAAATATGCGTCAACACCCCTGGGTCATTTCATTGCTCATGTAGAGAAGGATTTCAATTGGCAGCCAACCAGCTCACCTGTGAAG ATGTAAACGAATGTTCAACGGGCCATAACTGCGAAAGAATTTGCGagaatttgattggctcctACCAATGCAAATGTCCGGCTGGTTTTGAATTGAACGCTGATAACGCCACTTGTAAAg TGGCAACAGCCAGTCAATGTGATAACACGAATGGAAGATGCTCACAAATATGCGTCAATCAAACTGGATTGGTCACATGTTACTGTAACCAAGGTTACAATCTCACAGTTGACGGCAAAAATTGCTCAG ATATAGACGAGTGCATGATGGGAACACATGACTGCAGCCAGATTTGTTCCAACAACGAGGGAAGTTTCACCTGTGGCTGTCCTGCGGGATATCTGTTGGCTGCTGACCGAAAGACATGCATTG ATGAGAATGAATGCATGAATTCAACTCTCAATGACTGTAACCAGATTTGCACCAACAAAATGGGATCCTATGAGTGTTCATGCGCAAATGGATTCACTCTTCAGTCAGATAACACAAGTTGTGCAG ATGTCAATGAGTGTAACCGCAGCCCTGCTAATAGTCCGTGTAATGATGGTTCATGTGTAAATGTTCCTGGTTCATTCCAATGTCGGTGCCCTGTATCATCAATCTACTCAGAGGGACAATGCAAAG GTGCACTGGTTTATAGCCTCCGCATGACCCTGCAACTGTGGAATGGGAGGCTAGTCTTATGGAAATCGACATTCTTGGACAAGACGTCTCCGGATTTTGGTTTCCTTGCCAGAGGAATAGAGACTGAGTGTGATAGATTCTTTAGAAGAGGAAGATTTAGGGGACAATTTTTAAGATGTTTAGTGAAGAGTTTCAG ACAAGGGAGTGTCATTGCTGATGTTGATCTTAATTTTGCTGGAAGTGCCACTGACGTCACGCCAGATATCTTAAGAAACGATCTTTCTTCATTACGACAGATGGGAAATCTGACTTACGATCCACAAGCTCTACAATTATCag ATTTTAATGAATGTGCGGACGATTCGACGCACAACTGTCATGCACATGCGCACTGCATTAACAACGATGGCTCATTTACATGCAAATGTAAAGACGGCTACCTTGGTGACGGAAAAATGACATGCG ATCCCGCTCCAGTAACAGCTCCTTCAG AAGATGACAACTCGAAAAAAACAGTGATAATCATCTGCGCAGTGGTATTCAGCTGCCTTTTCCTGGCTCTTTTTGGGATCCTCTTTTGCAAATTGCGTGGCAG AAGGGACAAGGAAGAATTCGAACATACTAAGGGAGCTACTCGCGTGACATCAAGCTCTGCCAATTCTGACGAACACTTCTACCCAAAAAACAAACCAGGGAAAACGGGTTCGTATAACGTGAGTCCAGTCCCTCAACACAGCCGGCGGGCACCCTCAGTTGCGAGTGGAGAATATGACTACCCGGACCCCTCCTTTAGGGGTAAACGGACAACTTACTACGACAACCCGGCAGTGATC GAATCTCCCCTCTAA